The following coding sequences are from one Epinephelus fuscoguttatus linkage group LG7, E.fuscoguttatus.final_Chr_v1 window:
- the dclre1b gene encoding 5' exonuclease Apollo has translation MSVNGKVIPHTPLAVDFWHVRKCPGTRLFFLSHMHSDHTVGLTSTWSNRPIYCSPITATLLKLKLQVKEQWIHPLELDEPYLLPLDDIGKEKLTVTLIDANHCPGAVMFLFEGYFGSILYTGDFRYIPSMLREPRLRNNTTIDVLYLDNTNCDPNRTLPTRQRATQQIKEIIRRHPNHNVVIGLYALGKESLLLELAMEFKTWIEVSFDRMETLKALELPDVFTTDPGAGRIRAVDQSEICSATLHQWNKEHPTLAIFPTSRPLVSFHPNVHVVPYSDHSSYQELEDFVSALKPTSLVPIVGNHAPGSFYALLPNKKRHEILVPESVRHYMLRQPEAETQLSSSAYTSLRRRHFQPLAPKGVVFDSPVRGSKTSCEEAWEAECAEQDASEEEMDTESSERDSDCIYVDLSKDLSPNRNRGGTGDTLSLNILHKVPKDMVMEESVPFQFSQSDFAPVEILTNTKASMKPVGTTRRPFEMNAKIISETASNENYSSQRNRHGNVHKNCTLSVSESMCQHNGKRIDQDGDMLDDTNTSQHSEYGADQNNSVPLQSSLDNDSCSSSSFQTVLRQEYLEELENSLLEDLPFTEEDFKACGLMQQSLVKQFPLCSVCDTGEDDLSDN, from the exons ATGTCAGTCAACGGGAAAGTCATCCCGCACACCCCGCTGGCCGTGGACTTCTGGCATGTGCGCAAGTGTCCGGGGACACGGTTATTTTTCCTGTCCCACATGCACAGCGACCACACGGTGGGTTTGACCTCCACCTGGAGCAACCGGCCTATCTACTGCTCCCCTATCACTGCCACTCTGCTCAAACTCAAACTGCAG GTGAAAGAGCAGTGGATCCACCCTTTAGAGTTGGATGAGCCATACCTGTTGCCGCTGGATGACATTGGCAAAGAGAAGCTGACAGTCACACTGATAGATGCCAACCACTGTCCCGGGGCTGTCATGTTTCTCTTCGAAGGCTACTTTGGCTCTATACTGTACACTG gtgaCTTCAGATATATCCCCTCTATGTTGCGTGAGCCGCGCTTGAGGAACAACACCACTATAGATGTCCTGTACCTGGACAACACCAACTGTGACCCCAACCGCACCCTCCCCACCCGCCAGCGAGCCACTCAACAAATCAAAGAGATCATCCGCCGCCACCCCAACCACAATGTTGTCATAG GCCTTTATGCACTAGGTAAGGAGTcgctgctgctggagctggcGATGGAGTTTAAAACCTGGATCGAGGTCAGCTTTGACAGAATGGAGACCCTCAAGGCCCTGGAACTGCCCGACGTCTTCACCACTGACCCAGGAGCAGGTCGTATCCGAGCTGTGGACCAGTCTGAGATCTGCTCTGCCACTTTACACCAGTGGAACAAAGAACATCCCACTTTGGCCATCTTTCCCACCAGCAGGCCCCTGGTCTCCTTTCACCCCAACGTCCATGTGGTGCCCTACTCCGATCACTCCTCTTACCAAGAGCTGGAGGATTTTGTTTCTGCACTTAAACCCACCTCCCTTGTACCCATTGTAGGAAACCATGCACCCGGAAGCTTCTATGCCTTACTGCCCAACAAAAAGCGCCATGAAATCTTGGTGCCTGAGTCAGTCCGACACTACATGTTGAGACAGCCTGAGGCTGAGACTCAGCTCAGCTCATCAGCATACACCAGCCTTCGCCGCAGACATTTCCAACCTCTTGCACCCAAAGGAGTGGTGTTTGATTCTCCTGTAAGGGGATCCAAGACGTCATGTGAGGAAGCCTGGGAGGCAGAGTGCGCAGAGCAGGATGCTTCTGAGGAAGAGATGGACACAGAGAGTAGTGAAAGGGACTCTGACTGCATCTATGTTGACCTGAGCAAGGACCTCAGCCCTAACAGAAACAGAGGAGGGACTGGAGACACTTTGAGCCTCAATATCCTCCACAAAGTGCCTAAAGATATGGTGATGGAAGAGTCTGTGCCATTTCAATTCAGCCAGAGCGACTTTGCTCCAGTGGAGATCCTGACAAACACCAAGGCTAGCATGAAGCCTGTCGGGACCACAAGAAGGCCTTTTGAAATGAATGCCAAAATAATCAGCGAGACAGCTTCAAATGAGAATTACAGCAGCCAGCGTAACAGACATGGAAATGTTCACAAGAACTGCACATTATCAGTCAGTGAAAGCATGTGTCAGCACAATGGAAAAAGAATTGATCAGGACGGTGACATGTTAGATGACACTAACACGAGTCAGCACAGTGAATATGGAGCTGATCAGAACAACAGCGTGCCACTGCAAAGCAGCCTCGATAACGATTCCTGCTCTTCATCCAGTTTCCAGACTGTGCTGCGGCAGGAGTACTTAGAGGAGCTTGAAAACAGTCTTTTGGAGGATCTCCCCTTCACAGAGGAGGACTTCAAGGCATGTGGCCTCATGCAGCAGAGTTTGGTGAAACAGTTTCCCCTCTGTTCTGTATGTGACACAGGAGAGGATGACCTCTCGGACAATTAA